From Cucumis melo cultivar AY chromosome 3, USDA_Cmelo_AY_1.0, whole genome shotgun sequence:
CGTCCTGATATATTTGGTACCACTGAGGAGGAAGTCTCAAATGCCGTCAAGGCAgaaattgaaaagaagaaagaagatcaaCCGAAGCAGGTCATATGGGATGGCCATACTGGAAGCATTGGCCGTACAGCAAATCAAGCTATGTCTCAAAATCTTGAGGATCAGAATGATGCTACTAACAATGATGCAAGGAACCTCCCTGGCCCTGCAGCTTTGCCACCGAAACCTGGAGTGCCTTCAGTTCGTCCCCTCCCGCCTCCACCTGGACTAGCCTTGAATCTTCCTTCCCTACCTATGAATGCACACTATTCTACCCCAATTAGTGGTGGGCTTCCTATTCCCCCACCACAACCGCCTGTTATCTCAATGATTCCTTCTGTTCAGCCACCACCTCCTGCAATGCCTGGACAACAATCATTTTTCATGAATCGGCCTCCTTCTATACCTCCACCAATGTCTATGAATGCACCAAATATGAGTGTCCCACCCCCACCGGGATCTCAGTTTACTCACATGCAAGTTCCACGGCCTTTTGTTCCTCTCCCTGCCCCTCCACCTATGAATACTATGATACCTCCTCCACCTATGCCACAAGGAGTTCCTCCACCACCTATGCCCCAAGGATCGATGCCTCCCTTACCTCCTGACGAAGCTCCTCCGCCACTTCCGGATGAACCAGAACCAAAGAGACAGAAGCTTGATGATTCTTTGCTTATGCCAGAAGACCAGTTTTTGGCACAACATCCTGTATGCATTGTTTGTTCTTTGTGTACTCGTTGATTAGTATCTTAGTGCTGATTGCATAGATAATAACTTTTACCATTTTACTGAAGAGATTATTTTTGGTGGCAGGGACCTGTCCGTATCACTGTATCTGTTCCCAATCTTGATGATGGAAATCTCAAAGGTCAAGTCCTGGAGATTACTGTCCAGTCCCTCACCGAAACGGTTGGAAGTTTAAAAGAGAAGATTGCCGGTGAGATCCAGCTTCCAGCAAACAAACAGAAGTTGAGTGGCAAACCTGGCTTCCTCAAGGACAATATGTCGCTTGCTTATTACAACGTTGGAGCAGGTGAAGCACTTTCCCTCTCTTTAAGGGAACGTGGTGGTAGAAAGAGATGAACAAATCCTTGTTGCATACTAGTCGAGGTTTAAGTTTAGACTTTTCCTTGTAATGTTGAGGCATACTGTTATATGTTCAAATTGATAAGTATTCATCTGGATTCAACTTCCCTCACTCCTCCGAGACTGTAAAATTGCTTTCTAACTGTATTCTTATTAGGAAACGAGATTATGAAATTTGTGTTAGAATTTTGAGGATTTGATTGTGTCCATTTAGGTTGTTAATCACAGCCCTAAGAGAAGAGGTAAACTCAAACATTAATTCACTTGTCTGTTAATTAGTGATGATATTTGTTTGCTACTTATTCATTAGTCTTCAGTGTTGGTTTTACTTTTACCGGGTGAGGTCTAATAATGTTGAACATAATTTGTGAGGTTTTTGGTCTAAGGAATCTCATGCTATCATCCATTACCAGCAAAGTCAAATCCCTGTTTGAAAACTTATATTATACTCTTACTGTAGTGTTGCTTATCTTTATGTTATCCTTCCAGTTGAAAGACAGAAAAAGAACAATTTTTTCATTCCCTCATAAATGGGTCATTAAATAATCATTAGAGAGAGATGGGTTAGTTTTCTTTTGTGATGGTTTTGAATGGACTGTTATTTTgatcaaaagagaaaaaacatttggcttctttcatttctttgttcttctatcattgataattTTTTCTCCATTAAAAGGTTATTGTGTTTATTCTTATCAATACGTATCAGTAAGCCATTTCTTTTCGTATTCTTATTCTTTTCATCCAAAATTTCTTCTTGCATCTTTATTCGTTCAGCAGCCTCATTTTGAACTTTGGCTTGTGGTTTTGTAATCTTTGGCTTTTGATTTTACTACTATTTGTTCACTTTTTGATTTATCGATACATTTATAATGTTAAGAGTTATTTTGAAGCAAGAGTCACAAGTTCAAAAGAGTGTAGCGTCAAGAGTAAAATCAGAATACCAATAGTCACATGAGGACTAAATGAGTATAAGAAACAGGTCAAGAGGAAAAAACTAAAAGAAGGGAGGAAATTGGGTCGATCGACTCTGTGAGACCCGAGCTTGATTAGAATGGTCACTTTTGGAAACAAGTATTTCGAAAAGGAAGATTTTGGAGCTAAGTATTTTGTTCAGATGCATTAAGGGTTAGGCGATGCGAAGAAGGAAGGGGCTATTAAAAGTTTAGCGTTAAAGATGGCCATGCGAGATGGAGAGAAGGTGAGAAAGACTAAGAATGCGGGCCAGGGTCATCACAAGGTGAAATTAGGCGATGAAAGATAGGAAATTTTTGGAAAATCTCCTAAGAATAATTAATGGGCCATGTATAGAACTTGAAGCTAAGCATGGTTAGGTTAAACATCAAGCTTCCACGTGGTGAGCTGGCAGATTATTAAGAATTTAGAGTGACTAATTTGTTTTAATGGTAATATAAATAGAGGAAGACAACAAGGTGCTAAGAAAATTTTGCTCTaaaaatttgtaagaaaaaGTCAAGTATTGAGCTGTTCCTAGGCGGGAAGAAGTGTCCAAGGCAttctaaagaaaagaaaaccaagtTTTTGTGAGTAAATTTCCGAAAGTGTTTGTATATGCAAAAACTTTCTTTAAATTGAAGAATGTTTGTAAACGATTATTTGCATGAACGCTTACATTTTGATTTCAAGTAATGTCTCAGTGTTTAAAATGAATATGAAATTGTGTTTAAATCTCTAGTCTTGTTCTTATCAATGAACTAACTGTTATATGCACATAAAGAGTAAAGACTGTCATGTAGAGAAGGCCTACATGGTGGTGATATGAGGCGAGAcaatgcataaaagatgtgtattgcGCTTTGGCTTAAACAACAAGG
This genomic window contains:
- the LOC103485445 gene encoding probable splicing factor 3A subunit 1 isoform X2, with the protein product MFMFFTSLADAYSKVLMPPKGLTEKLKKSVTDMTTVLERCVHRLEWERSQEQARQKAEDEIEQERIQMAMIDWHDFVVVEAIDFADDEDEDLPPPMTLEEVIRRSKISVAEEEIVEPGKEMEMDMDEEEMQLVEEGMRAARLGENDNDKNDMKVDEEPEPPMRIVKNWKRPEERVPAERDHTKFVVSPITGELIPINEMSEHMRISLIDPKYKEQKERMFAKIRETTLAQDDEISRNIVGLARLRPDIFGTTEEEVSNAVKAEIEKKKEDQPKQVIWDGHTGSIGRTANQAMSQNLEDQNDATNNDARNLPGPAALPPKPGVPSVRPLPPPPGLALNLPSLPMNAHYSTPISGGLPIPPPQPPVISMIPSVQPPPPAMPGQQSFFMNRPPSIPPPMSMNAPNMSVPPPPGSQFTHMQVPRPFVPLPAPPPMNTMIPPPPMPQGVPPPPMPQGSMPPLPPDEAPPPLPDEPEPKRQKLDDSLLMPEDQFLAQHPGPVRITVSVPNLDDGNLKGQVLEITVQSLTETVGSLKEKIAGEIQLPANKQKLSGKPGFLKDNMSLAYYNVGAGEALSLSLRERGGRKR